A region of the Gammaproteobacteria bacterium genome:
CAAGCTAATAATCGTTGGGGGCAGCATCATCATGCCCATACTCATTAGTGCGCTCGAGACCACAATATCGATCACAAGAAAGGGGATGTAGATGACAAACACCATCTGGAACGCTATCTTCAATTCGCTAAGCACAAACGCCGGCACAAGAACATAGGTGGGTATATCTTCCCGCGTACGCGGGCGACCGGAGCCCGAAAGGTAAACAAATAAAGCGAGATCGTTCTCGCCCACCTGCTTAAACATAAACTCCCGCAATGGTCGCACACCGACTGACACAGCTTCCTCCAACTGCATCTGGCCGTCCATGTAGGGCTGTAGTGCGGTTTCGTTAATGGTGGAAAACGTGGGAGCCATCACGTAGAAACTCAATATCAACGCCAGACCGATAATGACTTGATTCGGTGGCAACATCGGCACACCTATCGCCGTCCGCAAACTGGCCAAGACGATGACGATACGGACAAACCCAGTCATGAGTATGACGAGAGCTGGCAGAAAGGCCAATCCTGTCAGCAAGAGCATCATCTGGATGCTATTACTCAAAGAACCGGCATCGTTTGGCACGCTAATTGTAATGGCCGCGCTGTTAGCGCCCCCTGTCGCAGGAGCCTCACTAGCGCATCCCGCCAATAGCAAGCCAACAACAAGAAACAGAGGGAGCATCCGCTTAGTCATTGCCGCCCTCTCCTCTACCCAAACTACGTAATGACCGCAAATCTTGCAGACGATCTCCGAGATTCAGTCGTAGCTGACTTGGCACATCGAAGGGCTGAGTGGAATTGGCCGAACCTGGGTTTTGCTTCGCTTTACGGAGGTGCGTCCCAAATGATTCAGGCAACTCATCGGGATCGAGCCTTGCAAGTAGCGCAACATGGTGGTCAGTAGCTCCAATCAGAAGCAGCTCCTCACCCATGCGCACAAGGTGAATTTTTTGATTTGGCCCGATTGCGTAGCTCTCTTGTAAAGAAAACAGCCCACTTCCGGTTCCCAAGTTCCCGGAAAAACGAATGCTGTACCGCTTCATGAAGGCTACACCGCCGTAGATGAGGCCCACAACAGTTAACAAGAAAAATAGAGCTACGCCAGTCCAGTTGCCGATGTTGTTCGATCCAGTGTTTGATGGAGACGAAGTCTGTTCCTTCTCGTTTTGCGCGAGGCGGTCGTATGCCGACAGAAAGGCATCCCC
Encoded here:
- the fliP gene encoding flagellar biosynthetic protein FliP → MSVPNDAGSLSNSIQMMLLLTGLAFLPALVILMTGFVRIVIVLASLRTAIGVPMLPPNQVIIGLALILSFYVMAPTFSTINETALQPYMDGQMQLEEAVSVGVRPLREFMFKQVGENDLALFVYLSGSGRPRTREDIPTYVLVPAFVLSELKIAFQMVFVIYIPFLVIDIVVSSALMSMGMMMLPPTIISLPFKLLLIVMVDGWHLLVQNLVVSFMT